A single region of the Gammaproteobacteria bacterium genome encodes:
- the mpl gene encoding UDP-N-acetylmuramate:L-alanyl-gamma-D-glutamyl-meso-diaminopimelate ligase, which produces MHLHILGICGTFMGGIALLAREMGHRVTGSDANVYPPMSTQLEAAGITLMEGYAAEHLDPEPDLIVVGNAMSRGNPAVEQMLNRNFNYCSGPQWLSEHLLHNRWVLAVAGTHGKTTTSSMIAWILEYAGMNPGYLIGGIPANFGESARLGESPFFVVEADEYDTAFFDKRSKFVHYRPRTVVLNNLEFDHADIFDDLEAIKRQFHHLVRIVPSQGLLLVNQDEANLTDVLARGCWTPQEHFSSRDSADWSVKRCFDNGTDFELSDPDNKTHRLNWDLLGKHNRTNALAAIAAARHAGIPVAQAVEALSQFKGIKRRLEKIGTVNNITLYDDFAHHPTAIETTLAGLRAAHPSARLVAILEPRSNTMRLGIHKETLAHSLRVADVIHLYQSKGLEWSMQDVIKPLGKRAHLNEEIEPLIAELCHTLQAGDQVVIMSNGAFAGLHLKLLDALQKKYAD; this is translated from the coding sequence ATGCACCTTCACATCCTCGGAATCTGCGGTACCTTTATGGGCGGCATCGCCCTGCTGGCGCGTGAAATGGGGCATCGTGTCACCGGCTCCGATGCCAACGTCTACCCGCCCATGAGCACCCAACTGGAAGCAGCAGGAATCACCCTGATGGAGGGCTACGCTGCCGAACACCTCGACCCCGAACCCGATCTGATCGTGGTGGGCAATGCGATGTCACGGGGCAATCCTGCTGTGGAACAGATGCTCAATCGCAATTTCAATTACTGCTCCGGCCCGCAGTGGCTCTCAGAACATCTGCTGCACAATCGCTGGGTGTTGGCCGTCGCCGGTACCCACGGCAAAACCACCACCAGCAGCATGATCGCTTGGATTTTAGAGTACGCGGGAATGAATCCTGGCTACTTGATCGGGGGCATTCCAGCCAACTTTGGCGAATCAGCACGCCTCGGTGAGTCACCCTTTTTTGTTGTGGAAGCGGACGAATACGACACCGCCTTTTTTGACAAGCGCTCCAAGTTTGTCCACTACCGCCCACGCACCGTGGTGCTGAACAACTTGGAGTTCGATCATGCCGACATCTTCGATGATCTGGAAGCGATCAAACGCCAATTTCACCATCTGGTGCGAATTGTACCCAGCCAAGGTCTGCTGCTGGTGAATCAAGACGAAGCCAATTTAACAGACGTGTTAGCCCGTGGCTGCTGGACACCACAGGAGCATTTCTCCAGCCGAGATTCAGCTGACTGGTCGGTCAAACGCTGTTTTGACAACGGCACTGATTTTGAGCTGAGTGATCCCGACAACAAAACCCACCGACTCAACTGGGATCTGCTTGGCAAGCACAACCGCACCAACGCACTGGCGGCCATCGCCGCTGCTCGTCACGCAGGCATTCCCGTTGCCCAAGCGGTGGAGGCTCTGTCTCAATTCAAAGGCATCAAACGGCGACTGGAGAAGATCGGCACGGTCAACAACATCACTCTCTACGATGATTTTGCCCACCACCCCACCGCCATCGAAACCACCTTAGCCGGTCTGCGTGCTGCTCACCCCAGCGCCCGTTTGGTCGCCATTCTGGAGCCGCGTTCCAACACCATGCGGCTGGGCATTCACAAAGAGACCTTGGCTCACTCGCTGCGAGTTGCCGACGTTATTCACCTCTACCAGTCCAAAGGGTTGGAGTGGTCTATGCAAGACGTTATTAAACCCTTAGGGAAACGCGCTCATCTGAATGAAGAGATCGAACCGCTCATCGCCGAGCTGTGCCACACCTTGCAAGCGGGAGATCAGGTGGTGATCATGAGCAACGGCGCATTTGCCGGTCTGCACCTCAAACTGTTGGATGCGCTGCAAAAAAAATATGCGGATTAA
- the moaA gene encoding GTP 3',8-cyclase MoaA yields the protein MTQLIDQFKRPIEYVRLSVTDRCDLRCFYCMPEDHHEFQEPEEWLSFDEVERVIGAFTRLGVSRIRITGGEPLVRRNVDQLVKKLAVLPGLDDLSMSTNAVSLSRFAQPLYAAGVRRLNVSLDTLQAERFKTITKGKLDKVIKGLMAAKEAGFSPIKINMVVMKGINDDEVEDMVEFCLKHDFTLRFIETMPMGSSGLEATDHYQDLQEIKHRLQQRYDLIPGFMPGGGPARYYNIAGSKANIGFITPISQHFCDTCNRVRLSADGTLYMCLGQEHNFPLRPLLRAGISDHELENAIRAAIDLKPEKHEFNENPEQVVRFMSFTGG from the coding sequence ATGACTCAACTTATCGACCAATTCAAACGCCCCATCGAATACGTTCGCCTCTCGGTGACCGATCGCTGCGACCTGCGCTGCTTTTACTGCATGCCCGAAGACCACCACGAATTTCAAGAACCTGAAGAGTGGCTCAGCTTCGATGAAGTTGAACGGGTTATCGGCGCATTCACCCGCCTCGGTGTCAGTCGCATCCGCATCACTGGCGGAGAACCTCTTGTACGACGTAACGTCGATCAACTGGTGAAAAAGCTCGCCGTGCTGCCTGGTTTAGACGACCTCTCCATGAGCACCAACGCCGTCAGCCTGAGCCGATTTGCCCAACCGCTCTACGCAGCCGGTGTGCGCCGCCTTAACGTCAGCCTCGACACCCTGCAAGCCGAACGTTTTAAAACCATCACCAAAGGCAAACTGGATAAGGTCATCAAGGGTTTGATGGCCGCCAAAGAGGCGGGCTTTTCGCCGATCAAAATCAACATGGTGGTGATGAAAGGCATCAACGACGACGAAGTCGAAGACATGGTCGAGTTTTGCCTCAAACACGACTTCACCCTGCGTTTTATCGAAACCATGCCCATGGGCAGCAGCGGCCTGGAAGCCACGGATCACTACCAAGATCTGCAAGAGATCAAACACCGCCTGCAACAGCGTTACGACCTGATCCCCGGTTTTATGCCCGGTGGCGGTCCGGCGCGTTATTACAACATCGCCGGTAGCAAGGCCAACATCGGTTTTATCACCCCCATCTCGCAGCACTTCTGCGACACCTGCAACCGCGTGCGCCTCTCAGCCGACGGCACGCTCTACATGTGCCTTGGCCAAGAACACAACTTCCCACTGCGCCCACTGCTGCGTGCAGGCATCAGTGATCACGAGCTGGAAAACGCCATTCGAGCGGCCATTGATCTCAAACCAGAAAAACACGAGTTCAACGAAAACCCCGAGCAAGTGGTGCGTTTTATGTCGTTTACGGGTGGTTAA
- a CDS encoding molybdopterin oxidoreductase family protein gives MDTTVNIEQQGGDEVKKTTCYMCACRCGIKVTLRDGKIRYIEGNPDHPLNKGVLCAKGASGIMKQNSPGRLTKPLLRRANSVRGEAKFDEISWDQAFKIMEERLSKIRAEDPKKFALFTGRDQMQALTGLFAKQFGTPNYAAHGGFCSVNMAAGMIYTIGGSFWEFGGPDLDRAKLFIMIGTAEDHHSNPMKMALSKFKRSGGRFISINPIRTGYSAIADEWVPIKPGTDGALIMALNHELIKNGLYDREFLIDYTNAPELVNLNEESSESGMFVRREVSEEEGCFEPQNKLWWSGKEDKAVFTRTPDSEPRLLGAFQLEDGTGVKPSFQLLKDRLEEYTPEWAAGITGISAETIRRLAYEMGVTARDQKIELPIQWTDTWGKEHDTVTGNPVAFHAMRGLAAHSNGFQSIRALSILMTLLGTIDRPGGFRHKAPFPRPIPPCAKPPKGPEAVQPNTPLDGMPLGWPADPDDLFVDDKGEPVRLDKAFSWEYPLSVHGLMHNAITNAWRGDPYKIDTMLLFMANMAWNSSMNPEDARMMLADKDENGEYKIPFLIVADAYFSETVAFADLVLPDTTYLERHDAMSMLDRPISEFDGPADSVRIPVVPPKGDCKPFQDVLVEMGTRLGLPAFVNDKGERKYRDYPDFIINFETEPGSGIGFLSGWRGKGGEKFMRGEPNPRQWEMYEKNNCVYHHKLPKSFQYMRNWNKGYLNWAHAHGLTKYEEPINIHIYSEVLQKFRLAAQGKNPGGRVPPERLRKRVETYFDPLPFYHEPLESQLVDTQNYPLNALTQRPMAMYHSWDSQNAWLRQIHTHNYMYVNPRTAQAQQIGDGDWMWAESAHGKVRCMCRYSEAVEPGTVWTWNAIGKAAGSWGLSPKANESQKGFLLNHVISEELPACEAGPHLSNSDPITGQAAWYDVRVKIYKAGADEPKQSYPQFKPVKAVPGMPTKISNVVARVFGFGKR, from the coding sequence ATGGATACAACGGTAAATATTGAGCAGCAAGGCGGGGACGAGGTAAAAAAAACCACCTGTTACATGTGTGCCTGTCGCTGTGGAATTAAAGTAACTTTGCGCGATGGCAAGATACGTTACATTGAAGGTAACCCCGACCATCCCTTGAATAAAGGCGTGCTCTGTGCCAAGGGCGCTTCGGGGATTATGAAGCAGAACTCCCCTGGACGTTTGACCAAACCGCTGTTGCGCCGTGCTAATTCTGTGCGTGGTGAAGCGAAGTTTGATGAGATCAGTTGGGATCAAGCGTTCAAAATCATGGAAGAACGTTTAAGTAAAATTCGCGCAGAAGACCCGAAAAAATTTGCTCTCTTTACTGGCCGTGATCAGATGCAGGCGTTGACCGGCCTGTTTGCGAAACAGTTTGGTACCCCCAACTACGCCGCTCACGGCGGGTTTTGCTCGGTCAATATGGCCGCTGGCATGATCTACACCATCGGTGGTTCCTTTTGGGAGTTTGGAGGGCCGGATTTGGATCGCGCCAAGCTCTTTATCATGATCGGTACCGCTGAGGATCATCATTCCAATCCGATGAAAATGGCGCTGTCTAAGTTCAAACGCAGCGGTGGTCGTTTTATCTCCATTAACCCCATTCGTACCGGTTATTCGGCCATCGCCGATGAGTGGGTGCCGATCAAACCAGGAACTGACGGTGCTTTGATCATGGCGCTGAACCATGAGCTGATCAAAAATGGGTTGTATGACCGTGAGTTTTTGATTGACTACACCAATGCGCCTGAATTGGTGAACTTGAATGAAGAGAGTTCCGAAAGCGGTATGTTTGTGCGTCGCGAAGTGTCGGAAGAAGAGGGCTGTTTTGAGCCACAAAATAAATTGTGGTGGTCAGGTAAGGAAGACAAGGCGGTCTTTACCCGTACGCCAGACAGTGAGCCGCGCTTGCTGGGCGCATTCCAATTGGAAGACGGCACTGGAGTTAAACCCTCTTTTCAACTGTTGAAAGACCGGTTGGAAGAGTACACACCCGAGTGGGCTGCGGGCATCACGGGTATTTCAGCTGAGACCATTCGCCGTTTGGCGTATGAAATGGGGGTGACGGCACGCGATCAGAAGATCGAGTTGCCGATCCAGTGGACTGATACCTGGGGCAAAGAGCATGATACGGTAACCGGTAATCCGGTGGCGTTTCACGCCATGCGTGGCTTGGCTGCCCACTCAAATGGTTTTCAGTCGATTCGGGCGTTGAGTATTTTAATGACCCTCCTGGGTACGATTGATCGTCCTGGGGGCTTTCGCCATAAAGCCCCGTTCCCCCGTCCGATTCCTCCTTGTGCTAAACCACCCAAAGGGCCGGAGGCGGTGCAGCCGAATACACCCTTGGATGGGATGCCCTTGGGCTGGCCTGCCGATCCTGATGATCTGTTTGTGGACGACAAGGGGGAGCCGGTGCGTCTGGATAAAGCGTTTTCTTGGGAGTACCCGCTCTCGGTACACGGTTTGATGCACAATGCGATTACCAATGCGTGGCGTGGCGATCCCTATAAAATCGACACCATGCTGCTCTTTATGGCCAATATGGCCTGGAACTCCTCTATGAACCCAGAGGATGCCCGCATGATGTTGGCGGATAAAGATGAGAACGGTGAATATAAAATCCCCTTCTTGATTGTGGCGGATGCCTATTTCTCCGAGACGGTGGCTTTTGCCGATCTGGTGTTGCCCGATACCACTTATCTGGAGCGTCACGATGCGATGTCGATGTTGGATCGTCCCATTTCTGAATTTGATGGGCCAGCAGATTCGGTGCGCATCCCTGTGGTGCCACCGAAAGGTGACTGTAAGCCGTTCCAAGATGTGTTGGTGGAAATGGGAACTCGTCTCGGTTTGCCTGCGTTTGTGAACGACAAAGGTGAGCGTAAATACCGTGATTACCCTGATTTTATTATCAACTTTGAGACCGAGCCTGGTTCGGGTATTGGTTTCCTTTCTGGCTGGCGCGGCAAGGGTGGCGAGAAGTTTATGCGGGGTGAGCCAAATCCTCGTCAGTGGGAGATGTACGAGAAGAACAACTGCGTCTATCACCATAAGCTGCCAAAATCTTTCCAGTACATGCGTAACTGGAACAAAGGCTATCTTAACTGGGCGCACGCCCACGGTCTGACCAAATACGAAGAGCCGATCAACATCCATATTTACTCTGAGGTGTTGCAGAAATTTCGTCTTGCCGCTCAGGGTAAAAACCCAGGTGGGCGAGTGCCGCCGGAACGTTTGCGTAAACGGGTAGAGACCTATTTTGATCCCTTGCCCTTTTACCATGAGCCACTGGAATCGCAATTAGTGGATACACAAAATTATCCATTGAATGCCCTGACCCAACGCCCGATGGCGATGTACCACTCGTGGGATTCGCAGAATGCGTGGTTGCGTCAGATTCATACGCACAATTACATGTACGTCAATCCGCGTACCGCGCAAGCGCAGCAGATTGGTGATGGTGACTGGATGTGGGCGGAATCGGCACACGGCAAGGTGCGCTGCATGTGTCGTTATTCGGAGGCCGTCGAACCTGGTACGGTTTGGACTTGGAATGCGATTGGTAAAGCCGCCGGTTCTTGGGGTTTGTCGCCCAAAGCCAATGAGTCACAAAAAGGCTTTTTGCTTAATCACGTGATTTCTGAAGAGTTGCCAGCGTGCGAAGCAGGACCGCATCTTTCCAACTCTGATCCGATCACGGGTCAAGCGGCATGGTACGACGTGCGGGTGAAGATTTATAAGGCGGGAGCAGATGAACCAAAACAGAGTTATCCGCAGTTTAAGCCGGTGAAAGCCGTGCCGGGTATGCCCACTAAGATCTCCAATGTGGTGGCGCGTGTGTTTGGTTTTGGTAAGCGCTAG
- a CDS encoding 4Fe-4S dicluster domain-containing protein, protein MTQLALVIDLNVCVGCHACVTSCKEWNTAGAAGPMTDQSAYDKDPTGTFFNRVQTYEAGTFPETETIHFPKSCLHCEDPPCVPVCPTGASYKRKEDGIVLVDYDKCIGCKYCSWACPYGAREFDEEQKVMKKCTLCVDRIYDLSKPEEERLPACVMSCPTSARLFGDVHDPESDVSIAIRERAGYQLMPEWSTHPANHYLPRRKTTMNIHQDELIRADNPLKKEGLLSDLPSDKQTLDETTSW, encoded by the coding sequence ATGACTCAATTGGCCTTGGTAATTGATTTAAACGTTTGTGTGGGCTGCCACGCGTGTGTGACCAGTTGTAAAGAGTGGAATACGGCGGGTGCCGCCGGTCCGATGACGGATCAAAGTGCCTACGATAAAGACCCTACGGGGACCTTTTTTAACCGTGTGCAGACCTACGAAGCGGGTACTTTTCCAGAGACGGAGACGATCCATTTCCCGAAAAGCTGTCTGCATTGCGAAGATCCACCTTGTGTGCCGGTCTGCCCTACGGGAGCGAGTTACAAGCGCAAAGAAGACGGCATTGTGCTGGTGGATTACGACAAGTGCATTGGCTGTAAATACTGCTCTTGGGCGTGTCCTTATGGGGCGCGTGAATTTGATGAAGAGCAGAAGGTGATGAAAAAATGCACTTTGTGTGTGGATCGAATTTACGATTTGAGTAAACCGGAAGAAGAGCGTCTGCCTGCCTGTGTGATGTCGTGTCCTACCAGTGCGCGTCTGTTTGGTGATGTGCATGATCCTGAATCCGATGTCTCCATTGCGATTCGGGAACGTGCCGGTTATCAGTTGATGCCTGAGTGGAGTACCCATCCAGCCAATCATTATCTGCCGCGTCGTAAGACGACGATGAACATCCATCAGGATGAGTTGATTCGAGCAGATAACCCACTGAAAAAAGAGGGTTTGTTGTCTGACCTTCCCAGTGACAAACAGACTTTGGATGAGACCACCAGCTGGTAG
- a CDS encoding DmsC/YnfH family molybdoenzyme membrane anchor subunit → MHPAFSVIFLTTLIGAGQGLFLALFTGQVYSLLDFIPAQDDQTFYGLGSFVALFLMGGGLIASFFHLGHPERAWRSMAMWRTSWLSREVIVLPIFMFFLALYGLIHYMQWTQPLFHLSASIPVDASLLVGFVATFVSLILFVCTGMIYACLKFLQEWHSPLTVLNFTLLGSASGFTLATVFAAYAAPDLLAFYLNWALILTVLAAVGRGASLLRNAKLRGRSTTQTAIGVRHTKVVQKSQGSMGGSFNTREFFHGKSELVVRNMRTLFLLLVFPLPVAFLLIGQANDSSVVLVAAFVLQYVGLIAERWFFFAEAKHPQNLYYQQIS, encoded by the coding sequence ATGCATCCGGCATTTTCTGTGATTTTTTTAACCACCCTGATCGGTGCTGGTCAGGGGTTGTTTTTGGCTCTGTTTACAGGGCAAGTGTATTCGCTGCTTGATTTTATTCCCGCTCAAGACGACCAAACCTTTTACGGTTTGGGCAGTTTTGTGGCGCTGTTTTTGATGGGCGGCGGCTTGATCGCCTCTTTCTTTCATCTGGGACACCCTGAACGGGCGTGGCGTTCGATGGCCATGTGGCGCACCTCTTGGCTGTCTCGTGAGGTGATTGTATTGCCCATCTTTATGTTTTTCTTGGCGCTGTACGGTTTGATTCACTACATGCAGTGGACTCAGCCTTTGTTTCATCTCAGTGCGTCTATTCCCGTTGATGCCAGTCTGTTGGTGGGCTTTGTGGCAACCTTTGTGTCTCTTATTTTGTTTGTCTGCACGGGGATGATTTACGCCTGTTTGAAGTTTTTGCAAGAGTGGCATTCGCCTCTTACGGTGTTGAACTTCACTCTGTTGGGCAGCGCTTCGGGTTTTACGTTGGCGACGGTGTTTGCCGCTTATGCCGCTCCCGATTTGTTGGCGTTTTATCTTAACTGGGCGTTGATTTTGACCGTTTTGGCCGCAGTAGGACGTGGTGCTTCTCTGTTGCGTAACGCCAAATTAAGAGGCCGTTCGACCACGCAAACCGCAATTGGGGTGCGTCACACCAAAGTGGTGCAAAAATCACAAGGTTCTATGGGTGGCTCTTTTAATACCCGTGAATTTTTTCATGGTAAATCAGAGTTGGTGGTGAGAAACATGCGTACGCTGTTTTTGCTCTTGGTTTTCCCTTTGCCGGTTGCGTTTTTGTTGATCGGTCAAGCGAATGACTCTTCTGTGGTTTTGGTGGCGGCGTTTGTATTGCAATATGTGGGATTGATTGCGGAACGTTGGTTCTTTTTTGCCGAAGCAAAACACCCACAGAACCTCTATTACCAGCAAATTTCCTAA
- a CDS encoding porin, whose translation MRNRVLLLLLLVFPQWLSAAVDEARIEQLEAQIEALADMLEQGGSGVATQATQFGSYGELHYQANEKGNNKIDFHRWVLFMSHEFSEKIRFFSELEVEHAMVGEGQAGALELEQSYISLTPRSGTEVKLGLFLLPIGIINETHEPPRFYGVERNPIEKIIVPATWWESGAMLSQQFASGISYDVALHSGLNVSDSVDLRKGRQRSANANGNAWAVTGRLNYSGLAGLLFSLALQHQSDLNQSASDSLGAAQLYESHLVWQSGALSLKALYAVWNIEGRQARLLKKDRQQGGYLEAAYRLNPQWGVFVRQNSWQTVRDIDQEQLDFGVNWWLHEDVVVKLDYQQSNQSAGDLQALNLGVGYQF comes from the coding sequence ATGAGAAATCGAGTTTTACTGTTGTTGCTGTTGGTGTTTCCTCAGTGGCTGTCAGCGGCGGTGGACGAAGCGCGAATTGAGCAGTTGGAAGCGCAGATAGAGGCTTTGGCGGACATGCTGGAGCAGGGCGGTAGCGGTGTGGCTACTCAAGCCACTCAATTTGGTTCTTACGGTGAACTGCACTATCAAGCGAATGAGAAGGGAAATAATAAAATCGACTTCCACCGTTGGGTGCTCTTTATGAGCCATGAGTTCAGCGAGAAGATCCGTTTCTTTTCTGAGCTGGAAGTGGAGCATGCGATGGTGGGTGAGGGTCAGGCTGGGGCGTTGGAGCTGGAACAGTCTTACATCAGTTTGACACCGAGATCAGGAACGGAAGTAAAACTAGGCTTGTTCTTGTTGCCCATTGGTATTATTAACGAAACTCATGAGCCGCCGCGATTTTACGGTGTTGAGCGCAACCCGATTGAGAAAATCATTGTTCCTGCTACCTGGTGGGAGAGCGGTGCCATGTTGTCGCAGCAGTTTGCCAGTGGGATTTCTTATGATGTTGCTTTGCACAGCGGCTTGAACGTCAGTGACAGCGTTGACCTGCGTAAAGGGCGGCAGCGTTCGGCTAACGCCAATGGCAATGCGTGGGCGGTCACCGGTCGGCTGAATTACAGCGGCCTTGCTGGTCTGCTGTTCTCTTTGGCGCTGCAACATCAGTCGGATCTAAATCAGTCTGCCAGTGATTCGCTGGGTGCCGCGCAGCTTTATGAAAGCCATTTGGTTTGGCAGTCTGGGGCTTTGAGTTTGAAGGCGTTGTACGCCGTTTGGAATATTGAAGGCAGGCAAGCTCGGTTGTTAAAGAAAGACCGTCAGCAGGGCGGTTATCTGGAAGCCGCGTATCGCCTTAACCCTCAATGGGGTGTGTTCGTGCGTCAAAATAGCTGGCAGACGGTGCGGGATATTGACCAAGAGCAGCTGGATTTTGGGGTGAACTGGTGGCTGCATGAGGATGTGGTGGTGAAGCTGGATTACCAGCAGAGCAATCAGTCAGCAGGCGATTTGCAGGCACTTAATCTTGGTGTGGGTTACCAATTTTAG
- a CDS encoding FMN-binding protein, giving the protein MKKVRVLLLGLLLFSAQSMAEVYLSPQDFLQQTFAPKNVPKSQVVWLSGALATEVRDILGHRYKKARVRYWKDDQRSAWILDEVGKEKPITTGVVVKDQRIERLQVLVFRESRGWEVRHSFFTDQFKGRVLSAEKRLDQAVDNISGATLSVRAVSKLARLALLLDKKVDP; this is encoded by the coding sequence ATGAAAAAAGTCAGAGTTTTATTGCTTGGTTTGCTGTTGTTTTCTGCGCAAAGCATGGCTGAAGTCTATCTTTCGCCACAGGATTTTTTGCAACAGACGTTTGCGCCAAAAAACGTCCCAAAATCCCAAGTAGTGTGGCTGAGTGGTGCATTGGCTACCGAGGTGCGAGACATCTTGGGGCATCGTTATAAAAAAGCTCGGGTACGTTATTGGAAGGATGATCAACGTTCCGCGTGGATTCTGGACGAAGTCGGTAAAGAAAAACCGATCACCACAGGGGTGGTGGTTAAAGATCAACGCATTGAACGTCTGCAGGTGTTGGTGTTTCGTGAAAGCCGGGGTTGGGAAGTGCGCCACAGTTTTTTTACCGATCAATTTAAAGGCCGTGTTTTGAGTGCGGAAAAGCGCTTGGATCAGGCTGTGGATAATATTTCTGGGGCAACGTTGTCGGTTCGAGCGGTGAGTAAATTGGCGCGCTTGGCACTGTTGCTGGATAAAAAGGTGGATCCATGA